CCCATCAGGCCGATACTCTGAGCACCCCTGATGACCGAAGGCAAGCCCTCGTTCATGTCGAAATCGGCATTCTGATCGGCGGCCCAGAAAGCCGGGATGTACCTCTGCGACCCGGCTGAGCCGGCCCGGGGGATAAGCACGAAATCCCCCCCGGTCTTATCCTGCATGAGGTCATGGACAGCCTTGTCGTAGAGCTCGGGATAATGATGCTGGTGCTCATAGCCCCTGGTGCCGTCAAACAAATAGGCATCCGCCGGCAGGTGCTCACAGTCATCCATCTTGAATCCATCGATGCCCAGATCCACCACTTTGGCAACCTGATTCTGCCACCATTTCACCGCTTTGGGATTGGTGAAGTCGATCATACCACCGCGGCCGTCACTGGTCAGGCCGATCTCATCGGTGCCGGAGGGGCGCCACCATTCTATCTGGTACGTATCACCGTTGGCATCTTTCACAAAATACCCTTTCCGGTCCGCATACCGGTAGTTTTTGGCCGCCGGATTCACAAACGGCACCATCCAGAGCAGTACCCGGTAGCCCATAGCATGCAGATCAGCGATCATCTTTCCGGGATTCGGGAACAGTTTGGGATTGAATTCATAATCGATGTATTCATTGGACCAGGGGCTGTCGATGAAGATGACGCTGGTGGGAATGTCCAGATCTCGCAGCATGGTGGCGTCCTGGTAGACTTCATATTCATCGAAGACCCAGTCGCGCCATTTCCAAACGCCGAACTTCCAGGCTGGTGGCTTGAGCATACGCCCGGTCAGCGCGGTGTATTGCCTTACGATTTCCTTGGGTGTAGGGCCGTAGAACAGATGAAACGCCAGCTGCGGCCCATTGACCCAGAAGGAATAGACCTCGCTTTCCCGGGTGCCCAGGTCAAAGGTGAACTGGCCGATGGTCTCGGCGTACAGCCCGTAGCCCCGGCTGCTGATCAGGAACGGGATGGGCACCGTCCACGGGGGATCGTTGGTGGGGATTTCCTGACCCCGTAATTCCAGGCCGGTGAAGCGCTGACCCATTCCCCGGAAATGTTCGCCGTCATCGGCGTGAATGGCATAGCCTATCGCTTCCGCATTTTCCGGCCCGCTCATTTGAACCAATACATGCTCAGCTGGTTTTGATATACTGATCTGGACTGCACGATCAGCAGCGGTCACACCGGTCAATATCAGAGTTCCGGATTCGCGTTTGGCAGACTCGATTGTGATAATGCGGTCCCACGTTTCACCTACCTTCAGGCCAAAGATGGCTGCCGGATAGGAGTGAGGATCTACCCCCGCGACCAGCGCCAGGCCTTCCCGGTCCTGAATAATCAGGTTGAACGGATCTTCCTGAACCACTACGCTGCCCCAGGAGGTTTCCAGCACCTGCTGCTGGGCATTCAGATCCGATATGATAAACACCACCAAGCACAACGGTGGAATGAATACATGTAAGCCACGCATCGGTCCCTCCATACAGGTTTAGTGTAAAAGAATGGTTGTTTCTGCCCTATTATTAGCAATGGTGATTTCCCCGGCGTCCACATGTGCCTCTACCGCAAGGTGATGGCTACCTTGAACAGCCGGCCACCTCAGGCGTGCTTCCCGGACGCGGGGAACCAGATCGTTGGGCGCCTCGATGGTGAGACTGGAAGCGCATACCCGGCTCCTCAACGATTGGCTCGACGACGCGAACCTGAGGCCTTCGATCATAGTAGCGTAGGTGCACCTTTTTAACAACGGCATTGTCATATATTTTATGGGTCCAGATATAGGCTACCCCGCACGGAAAGTATTGCTCATTCTTCAACTCACCAGCTGTGAATATAACGGCCACTGCACGATTTTCCGAACCGGCCAACATATGCCCGTCACACTCATAGAGATCCGTGAAATAGCCATCTTCATTTTAGTCCGAAAGTGAGTATCGAATGGTGATCTTGTCTTCCACCACGGTTTGCTCTTTACGACCGATGGCGCGCAGATGGTTGGTGCCTTTTTTCAAGGTCGCCCGCCAGATAAAGGGCTGAGGCCGGGTTCCCAGGCTCTCCCCATTTATTAAGAGTTCAACAGAATCACAGTTGGAAAACACCTCGATTTGTTTTGCTTCCCCTTCAACACCGGCTCGTTGTAACCAAGTATGGGAAACGATATAGATCATCGGCTCTTCGGTCCAGATGCTCTGATAGAAATAGAACACGTCCTTTGGCACACGAGCGAAGTCCGCCAGCCCTTTCTGATTAATATGGGGGATATTGCCACCCTTTTCATAGGAGCCGAAATCAAACATATTCCAGACACATGAACCAGCGATATAGGGACGCTGTACGATCTGCTCCCAGTATCTTTTATGAAAGGCTAACTGCCAGTTTTCACTGAAATCAGGTGCTTTCGAATCTTCCACATGATAGCCTCTCTTGCTGCCGGCTCCATACTCACTGATGATGAACACCTGCTCAGGATAAGCTTGTTTACGCTCGTCCATCACGTCTCCGAAATCATCAAAGGTGCCGGAATACCACCCATAGTAGCAGTTCCAGCCAGATATTTCCGTAATGCCCATAATATCAGTACCCCGATCCTTAAATTGAGCCTGGGCCGTG
This genomic window from Candidatus Neomarinimicrobiota bacterium contains:
- a CDS encoding TIM-barrel domain-containing protein, with the translated sequence MRGLHVFIPPLCLVVFIISDLNAQQQVLETSWGSVVVQEDPFNLIIQDREGLALVAGVDPHSYPAAIFGLKVGETWDRIITIESAKRESGTLILTGVTAADRAVQISISKPAEHVLVQMSGPENAEAIGYAIHADDGEHFRGMGQRFTGLELRGQEIPTNDPPWTVPIPFLISSRGYGLYAETIGQFTFDLGTRESEVYSFWVNGPQLAFHLFYGPTPKEIVRQYTALTGRMLKPPAWKFGVWKWRDWVFDEYEVYQDATMLRDLDIPTSVIFIDSPWSNEYIDYEFNPKLFPNPGKMIADLHAMGYRVLLWMVPFVNPAAKNYRYADRKGYFVKDANGDTYQIEWWRPSGTDEIGLTSDGRGGMIDFTNPKAVKWWQNQVAKVVDLGIDGFKMDDCEHLPADAYLFDGTRGYEHQHHYPELYDKAVHDLMQDKTGGDFVLIPRAGSAGSQRYIPAFWAADQNADFDMNEGLPSVIRGAQSIGLMG